In a genomic window of Stakelama saccharophila:
- a CDS encoding xanthine dehydrogenase family protein molybdopterin-binding subunit — MTEFTGLIGQPHPRIDGRAKVTGHARYPSDEPVPGAAWAFLLTSAIARGRITGFDLDAALAIPGVYDVLTHENVGGEAKPPKMMSGGGGTTTTLESDRVWHDGQIIGIVLAESYEIARDAAYRIRVHYEKEMPAATFDCAGVEVAYREPGEHEDYDIGDAEKASADAEVTIDERYGTPTQHHNAIELFTTTCAWNGDRLTIWEPSQFVYGLRGNVAQQIGVDPDQIRVISRFVGGAFGSKGGATARTAWIAVAARRLGRPVKLVPTRDQGFTIVTYRAETRHHIQLGATREGKLTALRHEGWELTSRPSDYNVSGTETTARMYACPNIKTRVNVVHADRNTPGFMRAPPDTPYMFPLECAMDELAAKLELDPIELRRRNDTMTDPVSGRPFSSRKLMDCFDQAAERFGWSTREHRPGTMRDGDWLVGWGCASAAYPSNIAATSARVTLRPEGKARVALAGHDIGTGAYTAVAITAADRLGLAVDDVTVEMGDTTLPAAPLAAGSSHTASITHAVVKACEALRDRIFEAAVGSNESPLGGRDPAGIRLAGGHLRADDGTCEPLTDAIARLTSGAAEAYAEHIPAELGKDAMGKLYQGQLPISRGGGRKDATAYAFGAQFAEVRIHRLTCEIRVPRMVGAFAAGTIVNPLTAHSQYVGGMIWGLGCALEEETEIDLDAARYVNDNIAEYHIPVNADVRSVEAIMVPEEDSIVNPLGIKGIGEIGIVGMNAAIANAVYHATGRRIRQLPIRIEDLL; from the coding sequence ATGACCGAGTTCACTGGCCTGATCGGCCAGCCGCACCCGCGGATCGACGGCCGCGCCAAGGTGACCGGTCACGCACGCTATCCGTCTGACGAACCGGTGCCGGGTGCCGCCTGGGCGTTCCTCCTGACCAGCGCGATCGCGCGCGGGCGGATCACCGGGTTCGATCTCGACGCGGCGCTGGCCATTCCCGGCGTCTACGATGTGCTGACCCACGAAAATGTCGGCGGGGAGGCCAAGCCGCCCAAGATGATGAGTGGTGGCGGCGGCACCACCACGACGCTGGAGAGCGACCGCGTGTGGCATGACGGACAGATCATCGGCATCGTGCTCGCCGAAAGCTACGAGATCGCACGCGACGCTGCCTATCGCATCCGCGTCCATTACGAGAAGGAAATGCCGGCGGCGACTTTCGACTGTGCGGGCGTCGAGGTGGCATATCGCGAGCCCGGCGAGCACGAGGATTACGATATCGGCGACGCCGAAAAGGCCTCTGCCGACGCCGAAGTCACGATCGACGAACGCTACGGCACGCCGACCCAGCACCACAATGCGATTGAACTGTTCACCACCACCTGCGCCTGGAACGGCGACCGATTGACCATCTGGGAGCCGAGCCAGTTCGTCTACGGTCTGCGCGGCAATGTCGCGCAGCAGATCGGCGTCGATCCCGACCAGATCCGGGTCATCTCGCGCTTTGTCGGCGGCGCGTTCGGATCGAAGGGCGGCGCCACTGCGCGCACCGCCTGGATCGCAGTGGCAGCGCGCCGTCTCGGCCGGCCGGTCAAGCTGGTGCCGACGCGCGACCAGGGCTTCACCATCGTCACCTATCGCGCCGAGACACGGCATCACATCCAGCTCGGGGCAACCCGTGAGGGCAAACTTACCGCGTTGCGCCACGAAGGCTGGGAGCTGACCAGCCGGCCCAGCGACTACAACGTCTCGGGCACCGAGACGACCGCACGGATGTACGCGTGCCCCAATATCAAGACGCGCGTGAACGTCGTCCATGCCGATCGCAACACGCCCGGCTTCATGCGTGCCCCGCCCGATACGCCGTACATGTTCCCGCTCGAGTGCGCGATGGACGAGCTGGCGGCGAAGCTGGAGCTCGATCCGATCGAACTCAGGCGCCGCAACGACACGATGACCGATCCGGTGAGCGGCCGCCCCTTCTCCAGCCGCAAGCTGATGGACTGCTTCGACCAGGCGGCCGAGCGGTTCGGCTGGTCGACGCGTGAGCACCGGCCCGGCACAATGCGCGACGGCGACTGGCTGGTCGGATGGGGCTGCGCGAGTGCTGCCTATCCGTCGAACATCGCGGCGACATCCGCGCGCGTCACGCTGCGCCCGGAGGGCAAGGCCAGGGTCGCGCTCGCCGGGCATGATATCGGCACCGGCGCCTATACGGCGGTCGCGATCACCGCGGCCGATCGCCTCGGCCTCGCCGTCGACGACGTAACCGTCGAGATGGGCGACACCACGCTCCCCGCCGCGCCGCTCGCCGCTGGGTCTTCCCATACCGCGAGCATCACGCATGCGGTTGTCAAGGCATGCGAGGCGCTGCGCGACCGTATCTTCGAGGCGGCCGTGGGCAGCAACGAGAGCCCGCTCGGCGGCCGCGATCCGGCCGGTATTCGGTTGGCGGGAGGCCATTTGCGCGCCGACGACGGGACCTGTGAGCCGCTCACCGACGCGATCGCCCGTCTGACGAGCGGCGCCGCAGAGGCCTATGCCGAGCACATTCCCGCAGAACTCGGCAAAGACGCGATGGGCAAGCTCTATCAGGGGCAGTTGCCGATCTCGCGCGGCGGCGGCCGGAAGGACGCGACCGCCTACGCCTTCGGCGCCCAGTTCGCCGAGGTGCGCATCCATCGCCTGACCTGCGAGATTCGCGTGCCGCGCATGGTCGGTGCTTTCGCCGCGGGCACCATCGTCAATCCGCTGACCGCGCACAGCCAGTATGTCGGCGGCATGATCTGGGGGTTGGGCTGCGCGCTCGAAGAGGAGACCGAGATCGACCTCGATGCCGCGCGCTACGTCAACGACAATATCGCCGAATACCACATCCCTGTGAACGCCGACGTCCGATCGGTCGAGGCGATCATGGTGCCCGAGGAGGACAGCATCGTGAACCCGCTCGGCATCAAGGGGATCGGCGAGATCGGCATCGTCGGGATGAATGCGGCGATCGCCAATGCGGTCTATCACGCCACTGGCCGCCGGATCCGCCAGTTGCCGATCCGTATCGAGGACCTGCTATGA
- a CDS encoding TonB-dependent receptor codes for MSKSRQTTAFSRQRRLCAGLMASAAALLLLPHFAQAQDARSDDDRPPASDNGEQQGVSSAAGQGAGDIVVTGIRATQRNSIEVKRNANVIVDAIVSDEIGATPDQSVGETLERIVGVTADRFKGSASEISIRGLGPFLGFSTLNGREVTSGSGDRSVSFQQFPSELVNGVLVYKSQNASLVEGGTSGIIDLRTLRPLDYGHRRLQAEIRGTYEAYDDKIKGRNGLGYRGSVSYTDQFKLGDGDFGISIGYERADESAPEDFYTESSTSRPCNTIGGGTDRCSYDPESGNPYYFVQNSYLFRQMNNNLTRDAVIGSVQYMPRPELDINLDAQFSRRGWTENRSDLVVAEGRRGITPIDRADNGALNAFSGQSRLESQTRIRDRDEDYYGGGASVEWTDDAAKIGVDVSYSQTKRDQVDRQTRLRTSETSGYDHGRIPYTLDKRSGEPVLTLDPGFDVNDHDLYDDASYARRRAEYRNDKIFAVRLDGTAFVADSFIRSFQGGLRYSDHRRVADLDNANDVSSVDDALIAEGNSQCRINFREKDFMGDSSSNIHSWAEFDPLCTYTTFAGSEDLGPATDPRSTSDINVTEKIMAGYAMANFGTSDDRLGGNVGVRIVNTTVRSVGYRGAFDATLVNGSYMLTPTGGFDTVIRKNNFTNVLPSLNVKYLAAQNFLVRGAIYRAISRPNIEDMGAGRDFSLENSDTNETIADAVAGVQGGNPQLEPLKSWNGDLSFEYYPNQTNLISLALFYKQLQAGVISADAYSNMETFTINGQPVTVPVAQQTNDDSKSDLWGLEINVSQEFTFLPSPFDGFGVTAGYTYADTDFEYEDPSAVDPDYPLRLFTDPASIIGLSHHTFSGQLYYEKGPASLRLLYKYRSDYLKPYQLTANRYATPYNSLDFSAQFKLTDNLRLRFDASNLLNEPQILSRPVPGAVSEVSYYGRRYNLGLKLRL; via the coding sequence ATGAGCAAATCTCGTCAAACTACGGCATTCTCGCGTCAGCGGCGGCTGTGCGCCGGGCTTATGGCTTCGGCCGCCGCTCTGCTGTTGCTGCCGCATTTTGCGCAGGCTCAAGATGCGCGGAGTGACGACGACCGGCCGCCGGCAAGCGACAATGGTGAACAGCAAGGCGTCTCGTCCGCGGCCGGGCAGGGCGCCGGCGACATTGTTGTTACCGGCATTCGCGCCACGCAACGCAACTCGATCGAGGTAAAGCGCAACGCCAACGTCATTGTTGATGCGATTGTCAGCGACGAGATCGGCGCCACGCCCGATCAGTCCGTAGGTGAAACGCTCGAGCGGATCGTCGGCGTAACCGCCGACCGGTTCAAGGGCAGCGCCAGCGAGATCTCGATTCGCGGTCTGGGGCCATTCCTCGGCTTTTCCACGCTAAACGGCCGTGAGGTCACCAGCGGCTCCGGCGACCGGTCGGTTTCGTTCCAGCAATTCCCGTCCGAACTCGTCAACGGTGTGCTCGTCTATAAGTCGCAGAACGCGTCCCTCGTCGAGGGTGGTACCTCGGGTATCATTGACCTGCGCACCTTGCGCCCGCTTGATTACGGGCACCGTCGGCTTCAGGCGGAAATCCGCGGCACGTACGAAGCCTATGACGACAAGATCAAGGGTCGCAACGGTCTCGGCTATCGTGGCTCGGTTAGCTATACCGACCAGTTCAAGCTGGGTGACGGCGATTTCGGCATCAGCATCGGCTATGAACGCGCCGACGAGTCCGCGCCGGAGGACTTCTACACTGAAAGCTCCACCTCACGGCCGTGCAACACCATCGGTGGCGGCACCGACCGGTGCAGCTATGATCCCGAATCGGGCAATCCCTATTATTTCGTGCAGAACAGCTATCTGTTCCGCCAGATGAACAACAACCTGACCCGCGATGCCGTGATCGGATCGGTGCAGTACATGCCGCGCCCCGAACTGGACATCAACCTGGACGCGCAATTCTCGCGTCGCGGATGGACGGAAAACCGGTCCGATCTCGTCGTAGCAGAGGGGCGGCGCGGCATCACGCCGATCGACCGTGCCGATAATGGAGCGCTCAACGCCTTCAGCGGTCAGAGCCGCCTTGAATCCCAGACCCGTATCCGCGACCGCGACGAGGATTATTACGGTGGCGGTGCGTCGGTGGAATGGACGGACGATGCCGCAAAGATCGGGGTCGATGTTTCCTATTCGCAAACCAAGCGCGACCAGGTCGACCGGCAGACGCGTCTGCGCACCTCGGAAACGAGTGGTTATGATCACGGGCGCATTCCCTATACGCTCGACAAGCGCTCAGGCGAGCCGGTGCTGACGCTCGATCCGGGCTTCGACGTCAACGATCACGATCTGTACGACGACGCCAGCTATGCCCGTCGTCGGGCGGAATATCGCAATGACAAAATCTTCGCGGTACGGCTCGACGGTACCGCCTTTGTGGCGGACAGTTTCATCCGTTCGTTCCAGGGTGGGCTACGTTATTCCGATCATCGCCGGGTGGCTGATCTCGACAATGCCAACGACGTGTCATCCGTCGACGACGCGCTGATTGCCGAGGGCAATTCCCAGTGCCGCATCAATTTCCGCGAAAAGGATTTCATGGGCGACTCGTCCAGCAATATTCATAGCTGGGCGGAGTTCGACCCGCTGTGCACCTACACCACTTTCGCCGGCAGTGAGGATCTGGGGCCGGCGACCGATCCGCGCAGCACCAGCGACATCAATGTCACCGAAAAGATCATGGCGGGCTATGCCATGGCCAATTTCGGCACCAGCGACGACCGGCTGGGCGGCAATGTCGGCGTCCGGATCGTGAACACGACGGTGCGCTCGGTCGGCTATCGCGGCGCCTTCGATGCTACGCTCGTCAACGGCAGTTACATGCTGACGCCGACGGGCGGCTTCGACACGGTGATCCGCAAGAACAATTTCACCAACGTCTTGCCCAGCCTGAACGTCAAATATCTTGCCGCGCAGAACTTCCTGGTTCGCGGCGCGATCTATCGGGCAATTTCGCGTCCGAATATCGAGGACATGGGCGCGGGTCGCGATTTCAGCTTGGAGAATTCCGACACCAACGAGACGATCGCCGATGCAGTAGCCGGCGTTCAGGGCGGCAATCCGCAGCTCGAACCACTCAAATCGTGGAACGGCGACCTTTCGTTCGAATATTATCCGAACCAGACCAATCTGATCTCGCTTGCGCTGTTCTACAAGCAGCTCCAGGCGGGCGTCATTTCGGCCGACGCCTATTCCAACATGGAAACCTTCACCATCAACGGTCAGCCGGTGACGGTTCCGGTCGCGCAGCAAACCAATGACGACAGCAAGAGCGATCTGTGGGGTCTCGAGATCAACGTCAGCCAGGAATTCACCTTCCTGCCCTCTCCGTTCGACGGGTTCGGGGTGACGGCCGGCTATACCTATGCCGACACCGATTTCGAATATGAGGACCCCAGCGCGGTCGATCCCGATTATCCGCTGCGCCTGTTCACCGACCCGGCTTCGATCATCGGGTTGTCGCACCACACGTTCAGCGGTCAGCTCTATTACGAGAAGGGGCCGGCTTCGCTGCGGCTGCTCTACAAGTATCGCTCGGACTATCTGAAGCCTTATCAGCTTACGGCGAACCGCTATGCGACTCCGTACAACTCGCTGGATTTCAGCGCCCAATTCAAGCTGACCGACAATCTGCGGCTTCGCTTCGACGCCAGCAACCTGCTCAACGAGCCGCAAATCCTGTCGCGGCCGGTGCCGGGTGCGGTCAGCGAGGTGAGCTATTACGGTCGCCGCTACAATCTCGGGCTGAAACTGCGCCTGTGA
- a CDS encoding MFS transporter, whose protein sequence is MSKTSGIQGRYVPALIAALAALVPYILTTSGYPLYGKDLTADLGISGQMQSLVAALATAGYAYGALVAGDLVNRFTQRRLFLICEATQTAGWLIAASAPGPWPYALGQILAGSGTGMLLVIALPPTIRRFSAARIPVTAIFINVGLFGGVAAGPLLGGIVAATHGWRWLFGAYAALGVATWSLGWFTLVEEDPFNPELPVDRSALLLAAAATVLPFIGAGLLARVGFSSLLFWVPVTIGLGCLAALLVTEFHKKDPLAPVKRMWTTFPVVGTIAATIGGAAFVTFLQLATNDALQVRHVAPIHVGISYWPMLLGAMVAAALLGLVLKTRFVTFLISGSMLLLLLGGVLLLDRAEVGSLHHFAAVLLLGLGAGGTVGPGLFLAGLSLPSSVLGRIVALIELVRSVGDFILAPVLLEVAHVASGPALTPHGIRFATTATLWCAVVITLPTVMIFLAGKRYLQRPDLHSWQESEEQPALKSPALFARFRA, encoded by the coding sequence ATGTCGAAGACGAGCGGGATCCAAGGCCGATATGTCCCCGCGCTGATTGCGGCGCTGGCCGCCCTTGTTCCTTATATCCTGACGACCAGCGGCTATCCTCTGTACGGCAAGGATCTTACCGCCGACCTCGGCATCTCCGGGCAGATGCAGAGCCTGGTGGCAGCGCTTGCCACCGCCGGCTACGCCTACGGGGCACTCGTTGCCGGCGACCTCGTCAATCGCTTCACCCAGCGCCGTCTGTTTCTCATCTGCGAGGCGACGCAGACAGCGGGATGGTTGATAGCTGCCTCAGCTCCCGGGCCTTGGCCCTACGCATTGGGTCAGATCCTTGCCGGATCGGGAACGGGCATGCTGTTGGTGATCGCGCTGCCGCCAACAATCCGTCGCTTTTCGGCAGCGCGTATTCCGGTGACAGCGATCTTCATCAATGTCGGTCTGTTCGGCGGGGTCGCGGCGGGGCCGCTGCTGGGCGGTATCGTCGCTGCGACGCACGGATGGCGCTGGCTGTTCGGCGCCTATGCGGCGCTGGGCGTGGCGACCTGGAGCCTCGGCTGGTTCACCCTGGTTGAGGAAGATCCGTTCAATCCGGAGCTTCCCGTCGATCGTTCGGCGTTACTGCTCGCGGCCGCAGCCACGGTGCTTCCCTTCATTGGTGCCGGCTTGCTGGCGCGGGTGGGATTTTCATCACTGCTGTTCTGGGTGCCGGTGACGATCGGCCTCGGCTGCCTGGCAGCGCTGCTGGTTACCGAGTTCCACAAGAAGGACCCGCTCGCGCCGGTCAAGCGGATGTGGACGACCTTTCCGGTGGTCGGCACCATCGCCGCAACGATAGGCGGCGCGGCGTTCGTCACCTTCTTGCAACTTGCGACGAATGACGCTCTACAGGTCCGCCACGTCGCCCCGATCCACGTCGGGATCAGCTATTGGCCGATGTTGCTGGGCGCAATGGTCGCCGCCGCACTGCTGGGCCTGGTGCTGAAGACGCGGTTTGTGACCTTTTTGATCAGCGGTTCGATGCTGTTGCTGCTCCTTGGCGGAGTGCTGTTGCTCGATCGCGCGGAGGTCGGTTCTCTCCACCATTTCGCGGCGGTGCTACTGCTGGGACTGGGCGCAGGCGGCACGGTGGGACCCGGTCTCTTCCTGGCGGGCCTTTCTTTGCCGTCCTCGGTGCTCGGTCGAATCGTGGCGCTCATCGAACTCGTGCGTTCCGTGGGCGACTTCATTCTTGCACCAGTTCTGCTCGAAGTTGCCCATGTGGCGTCCGGACCGGCATTGACGCCGCACGGCATCAGGTTCGCCACCACAGCTACCCTCTGGTGTGCTGTCGTCATCACTCTGCCGACCGTGATGATCTTTCTCGCCGGGAAGCGCTACCTTCAGCGTCCCGATCTCCACTCCTGGCAGGAAAGCGAGGAACAACCTGCGCTCAAGTCGCCGGCCTTGTTCGCGCGGTTTCGGGCGTAA
- a CDS encoding alginate lyase family protein — translation MSGPSLPPTAAFMPHDGQAVCHGSDGYGTAGGRARTFLWRPEWLAAEKASVAADPAKAAALRRAADAALRRGPYSVTDKTKTPASGDTHDYYSIGPYWWPDKTRPGGEPYIRRDGRINPERGTEAFDLTRFQALSDDVRVLALAYHYLGDRKYADHAAKLLRVWFVDPETRMNPNYDYAQAIPGRTAGRAEGVIDASRYVPVVEGIGLIGPANVLSKHDHAAIEGWFRQFVTWMATSASGRTERNKKNNHAIYYDMLLTQFALFADMDAVARHVAADFPRRRLATQIDTEGKMPEELTRTRSWHYAHWALTAALEEATLAECVGVDLWSWRAKDGRGLADALEWLAPYQGNVADWPYKDIDIADPARAGRVAREGREPFRLAAWGYRDARWEALADKEPVAISVNDDYWLPPFEAEE, via the coding sequence ATGTCCGGGCCCTCACTGCCGCCGACGGCCGCGTTCATGCCGCATGACGGCCAGGCTGTCTGCCACGGTTCGGACGGCTACGGCACGGCCGGGGGCCGGGCGCGAACCTTCCTGTGGCGGCCCGAATGGCTGGCTGCGGAGAAGGCTTCGGTCGCGGCCGATCCGGCCAAGGCGGCGGCGCTGCGCAGGGCGGCGGATGCCGCGCTCAGGCGCGGCCCTTATTCGGTGACCGACAAGACGAAGACGCCCGCAAGCGGCGACACACATGATTATTACTCGATCGGCCCCTATTGGTGGCCCGACAAGACAAGGCCCGGCGGCGAGCCCTATATCCGGCGCGACGGGCGCATCAATCCGGAACGCGGCACCGAGGCGTTCGACCTCACCCGGTTTCAAGCGCTGAGCGACGATGTGCGGGTGCTGGCGCTGGCCTATCATTATCTCGGCGACCGCAAATATGCGGACCATGCCGCAAAGCTGTTGCGGGTCTGGTTCGTCGATCCCGAAACGCGGATGAATCCCAATTATGATTATGCGCAGGCGATTCCCGGTCGCACTGCCGGACGCGCCGAGGGAGTGATCGACGCTTCTCGCTATGTCCCCGTGGTGGAGGGTATCGGCCTGATCGGTCCGGCCAATGTGTTGAGCAAGCACGACCATGCCGCAATCGAAGGCTGGTTCCGGCAATTCGTCACCTGGATGGCGACCAGCGCCAGCGGAAGGACGGAGCGCAACAAAAAGAACAATCACGCCATCTATTACGACATGTTGCTCACGCAATTCGCGCTGTTCGCCGACATGGACGCGGTGGCCAGGCATGTCGCGGCGGATTTTCCCCGGCGCCGGCTGGCGACGCAGATCGATACCGAGGGCAAGATGCCCGAGGAACTGACGCGGACGCGAAGCTGGCACTATGCCCACTGGGCACTGACCGCGGCACTGGAAGAAGCGACGCTGGCGGAATGCGTCGGCGTGGACCTGTGGAGCTGGCGGGCGAAGGACGGGCGCGGGCTTGCCGACGCGCTCGAATGGCTCGCCCCCTATCAGGGCAACGTCGCCGATTGGCCCTACAAGGATATCGATATAGCCGACCCGGCTCGCGCCGGCCGCGTGGCACGCGAGGGACGGGAGCCGTTCCGCCTGGCGGCCTGGGGCTATCGCGATGCCCGGTGGGAAGCGCTTGCCGACAAGGAGCCGGTCGCGATCAGCGTCAACGATGATTATTGGCTGCCGCCGTTTGAGGCCGAGGAATGA
- a CDS encoding FAD binding domain-containing protein encodes MRPFTLDRPADTVEALRLGGDQPAADAPVRADAQYLAGGTTLLDLMKLQVMTPARLIDIAALEEEHGRIEKLEDGLWLGAMVPMADAADDPLVREDYPVIADALWQAASPQLRNMARLGGNVLQRTRCNYFRSLNWGACNKRAPGSGCAAMNGVNRRLAVLGTSDHCIAHYPGDFAVALVSLGAEVSILGADGTSRTIAFEDLHRLPGDTPHIETNLAVGDLITGFRVPAGAWTRRSLYLKVRDRASYDFALASAAVALDLAEGGIVRTARIGLGGLAAKPWRAHEAEVTLSGSALDEASARRAAEAAFADAETHGGNDFKPELGRRTLVRALLEAQAKEVRA; translated from the coding sequence ATGCGGCCCTTCACCCTCGATCGCCCGGCCGATACGGTGGAAGCGCTTCGCCTCGGCGGCGATCAGCCGGCGGCCGATGCGCCGGTTCGCGCCGACGCTCAATATCTCGCCGGCGGCACGACGCTGCTCGACCTGATGAAGCTGCAGGTCATGACGCCGGCGCGGCTGATCGATATCGCCGCGCTGGAGGAGGAGCACGGCCGTATCGAGAAGCTGGAGGACGGCCTGTGGCTCGGCGCGATGGTGCCGATGGCCGACGCCGCCGACGATCCGCTGGTCCGCGAGGACTATCCAGTGATCGCCGACGCCTTGTGGCAGGCCGCGAGTCCGCAACTGCGCAACATGGCGCGCCTCGGCGGCAACGTACTGCAGCGGACGCGCTGCAATTATTTTCGCTCGCTGAACTGGGGCGCGTGCAACAAGCGCGCGCCCGGCAGCGGGTGCGCGGCCATGAACGGGGTCAACCGCCGCCTCGCCGTGCTCGGCACCAGCGATCACTGCATCGCGCATTATCCCGGCGATTTCGCCGTCGCGCTGGTGTCGCTGGGTGCCGAGGTATCGATCCTGGGCGCAGACGGCACCTCCCGGACGATCGCCTTCGAAGACCTGCATCGCCTTCCGGGCGACACGCCGCACATCGAGACGAATCTCGCGGTCGGCGACCTGATCACCGGGTTCCGGGTGCCGGCGGGCGCGTGGACGCGGCGATCGCTGTACCTCAAGGTTCGCGATCGCGCCTCGTACGATTTCGCGCTCGCGTCCGCCGCGGTGGCGCTCGATCTCGCCGAGGGCGGCATTGTGCGGACGGCGCGGATCGGCCTCGGCGGGCTCGCCGCCAAGCCGTGGCGCGCGCACGAAGCCGAGGTCACGCTCAGCGGAAGCGCGCTCGACGAAGCGAGTGCCCGCCGCGCGGCCGAGGCGGCGTTCGCCGACGCGGAAACCCACGGCGGCAACGATTTCAAGCCCGAGCTCGGCCGTCGCACCCTGGTCCGCGCGCTGTTGGAGGCGCAGGCGAAGGAGGTGCGGGCATGA
- a CDS encoding glycosyl hydrolase family 28-related protein, giving the protein MASRPGRRTPYRTCRAALLGAALCLGGWSGSVVAQDDAAVPAILSDPAVAAKVPLPDYSYAGYGFGVAPLPTDSGAVIDVTEYGARPDDGLDDSKAVLKAIEAADAVEGKVTVRFPKGRFIISSILRIQRGDFVLEGAGRGGEGTTLFFPRPLKIVDTSHDLDELREYLVKEHKFQREPKNNIDTLFTEYSWTGGFIQVGPENERAAAYLPQYDKRDPVLTDGVSGEHFTRTLTVSDPSKLRVGQVVELQWFSTDGENSPIIRSIYGDYDGKIGSHHWSYKDRPLVVQPTRIEAIDGRRVMIGDPLMHDISDRQPAVIAHHELLENVGIQGLRLQFPDGPTYGHHLEQGNNGIYLTGMFDGWVRDVAIHNADSGILTYDSGNLTIRNVATSGDRTAHYAVHVGNAHNVLVRDLLVTNPVVHSLSLNTLSTRAVFTHARVTSDATLDQHAGANHQNLFDDVTLSIAPEKKDGKWTYELWHHGGARYWLPPHGRYNTNWNVNVVVESGATPGETVTLTGKPMGPGERIVGVNGNRLFAVDYTPEPYLARVNQTMAAVPSLYDYQLARRAK; this is encoded by the coding sequence ATGGCCAGCAGGCCCGGTCGCCGCACACCGTATCGGACATGTCGCGCCGCCTTGCTCGGCGCTGCGCTTTGTCTCGGCGGCTGGTCGGGGTCCGTCGTCGCGCAGGATGATGCGGCGGTTCCGGCGATCCTGTCCGACCCGGCGGTTGCGGCGAAGGTGCCGCTGCCCGATTACAGCTATGCCGGATATGGTTTCGGGGTGGCGCCGCTGCCGACCGACAGCGGCGCGGTGATCGACGTCACCGAATACGGCGCCAGACCCGATGACGGGCTCGACGACAGCAAGGCGGTGCTGAAGGCGATCGAGGCGGCGGACGCAGTCGAGGGCAAGGTCACCGTACGCTTTCCCAAGGGCCGTTTTATCATCAGCAGCATCCTGCGCATCCAACGCGGCGACTTCGTCCTCGAAGGCGCGGGCCGCGGCGGCGAGGGCACGACGCTGTTCTTTCCGCGGCCCCTGAAGATCGTCGACACCTCCCACGACCTCGATGAGCTGCGCGAATATCTGGTGAAGGAGCACAAGTTCCAGCGCGAGCCGAAGAACAACATCGACACGCTGTTCACCGAATATAGCTGGACCGGCGGCTTCATCCAGGTCGGGCCGGAGAACGAGCGCGCCGCGGCCTATCTGCCGCAATATGATAAGCGCGACCCCGTCCTGACCGATGGCGTTTCAGGCGAGCATTTCACCAGAACGCTGACCGTCTCCGACCCGTCGAAGCTCCGCGTCGGGCAGGTGGTCGAGCTGCAATGGTTCTCGACCGATGGCGAGAACAGCCCGATCATCAGGTCGATATACGGCGACTATGACGGCAAGATCGGTTCGCATCACTGGAGCTACAAGGATCGCCCACTGGTCGTTCAGCCGACACGGATCGAGGCGATCGATGGCAGGCGGGTGATGATCGGCGACCCACTGATGCACGACATCAGCGATCGACAGCCGGCCGTAATCGCCCATCACGAGTTGCTGGAAAATGTCGGTATCCAGGGCCTGCGCCTGCAATTTCCCGACGGGCCGACTTATGGCCACCATCTCGAACAGGGCAATAACGGCATCTATCTGACCGGAATGTTCGACGGCTGGGTACGCGATGTCGCGATCCACAATGCCGACAGCGGCATCCTGACCTATGATAGCGGCAACCTCACCATTCGTAACGTCGCGACCAGCGGCGACCGCACCGCCCATTACGCGGTGCATGTCGGCAACGCCCACAACGTCCTGGTCCGCGACCTGCTGGTCACCAATCCGGTGGTCCATTCCCTGAGCCTCAATACACTGTCGACACGCGCGGTCTTTACGCATGCGAGGGTCACCAGCGACGCGACGCTCGACCAGCACGCCGGCGCGAACCACCAGAACCTGTTCGATGATGTCACCCTCTCGATCGCGCCTGAAAAGAAGGACGGCAAATGGACGTATGAGCTGTGGCACCATGGCGGCGCGCGTTACTGGCTGCCCCCGCACGGTCGCTACAACACCAACTGGAACGTCAACGTCGTAGTAGAGAGCGGCGCGACGCCGGGTGAGACGGTGACGCTGACCGGCAAACCGATGGGGCCGGGCGAGCGCATCGTTGGCGTCAACGGCAACCGTCTATTCGCGGTCGACTACACGCCCGAGCCCTATCTTGCGCGGGTGAACCAAACGATGGCCGCGGTTCCCTCGCTCTACGATTATCAACTCGCCCGGCGCGCCAAGTAG